In the genome of Streptomyces racemochromogenes, one region contains:
- the wecB gene encoding non-hydrolyzing UDP-N-acetylglucosamine 2-epimerase — protein sequence MTGLPPRSIAVVLGTRPELVKLTELCRLLGPAARLVHTGQHYDEDMSGRFLGELGLPEPTYLTGIGGRPRAVQISAGLAQLDELFTRHRPRAVVVQGDTNAALSGALAANARGLHLVHVEAGLRSHDRAMPEEHNRVLIDRLADVLCAATPENRENLLAEGLPADRIELTGNTVVEAVRAHLPGARDRDALLAPLGVHPDAYVLATVHRPENTDDPAALRAVLGELAGLARTLPIVLPLHPRTRARIEAEGLAGALDALRVTAPLGYAQFLGLARHAALLVSDSGGVQEEATVLGRPLVVVRNSTERPEAMADFATLVRPGPELGAAARERLGQGRALRERLAALPSPFGDGLASRRIAALLARPATPAPAATASAPAARPFAA from the coding sequence ATGACCGGCCTGCCCCCGCGCAGCATCGCCGTCGTCCTCGGGACCCGTCCCGAACTGGTGAAGCTGACCGAGCTGTGCCGGCTGCTCGGCCCCGCCGCCCGGCTCGTGCACACGGGGCAGCACTACGACGAGGACATGTCCGGCCGCTTCCTGGGCGAACTGGGCCTTCCCGAGCCGACGTACCTGACGGGCATCGGCGGCCGGCCGCGCGCCGTGCAGATCTCGGCCGGCCTCGCCCAGCTCGACGAGCTCTTCACCCGGCACCGGCCCCGCGCGGTCGTCGTCCAGGGCGACACCAACGCGGCCCTGTCCGGCGCCCTCGCGGCCAACGCCCGCGGCCTGCACCTGGTCCACGTCGAGGCGGGGCTGCGCAGCCACGACCGGGCCATGCCGGAGGAACACAACCGGGTGCTGATCGACCGGCTCGCCGACGTGCTGTGCGCGGCGACCCCCGAGAACCGGGAGAACCTCCTGGCCGAGGGCCTGCCCGCCGACCGGATCGAACTCACCGGCAACACGGTCGTCGAGGCCGTCCGCGCCCACCTGCCCGGTGCGCGGGACCGCGACGCCCTGCTCGCCCCGCTCGGCGTGCACCCGGACGCGTACGTACTGGCCACCGTGCACCGGCCCGAGAACACCGACGACCCGGCCGCGCTGCGCGCCGTGCTCGGCGAACTGGCCGGCCTGGCCCGGACCCTCCCGATCGTCCTCCCGCTGCACCCCCGCACCCGGGCCCGGATCGAGGCCGAGGGCCTGGCCGGGGCCCTGGACGCACTGCGGGTCACCGCGCCGCTGGGCTACGCGCAGTTCCTGGGGCTGGCCCGGCACGCGGCGCTGCTGGTCTCCGACTCCGGCGGGGTGCAGGAGGAGGCGACCGTACTGGGCCGCCCGCTGGTCGTGGTCCGCAACTCCACCGAACGCCCCGAAGCCATGGCCGACTTCGCGACCCTCGTACGCCCCGGACCGGAGCTCGGCGCCGCCGCGCGCGAGCGGCTCGGCCAGGGCCGGGCCCTGCGCGAGCGGCTCGCCGCGCTGCCGAGCCCGTTCGGCGACGGCCTGGCCTCGCGCCGGATCGCCGCCCTGCTGGCCCGCCCGGCCACCCCCGCCCCCGCCGCCACCGCGTCCGCCCCCGCCGCCCGGCCCTTCGCCGCCTGA
- a CDS encoding response regulator transcription factor, with product MSRILLVEDDPDLAAALRALLGRAGYEVRHAADGREALRRLFADRPDLMLLDIGLPELDGWQVLERTRDLTDLPVLLLTARGEEADRVRGLRAGADDYLPKPFGQEELLARIEALLRRAGRPGWAGDRQDSALHLVPERRAVLWHGAEIRLSDIEYRLLQTLVRNRGRVVTTDQLLVQVWDDPAGLGRDRVKFAVLRVRRKIQQAAGRHAEDPIEAVRGLGYRYQGDERDERP from the coding sequence GTGAGCCGGATCCTCCTCGTCGAGGACGACCCCGACCTCGCCGCCGCCCTGCGCGCCCTCCTCGGCCGAGCCGGGTACGAGGTCCGGCACGCCGCCGACGGCAGGGAGGCCCTGCGCCGCCTGTTCGCGGACCGTCCCGACCTGATGCTCCTCGACATCGGCCTGCCGGAGCTCGACGGCTGGCAGGTGCTGGAACGCACCCGGGACCTGACCGACCTCCCGGTCCTGCTCCTCACCGCCCGCGGGGAGGAGGCGGACCGGGTACGGGGGCTGCGCGCCGGTGCCGACGACTACCTGCCCAAACCCTTCGGGCAGGAGGAACTGCTCGCCCGGATCGAGGCCCTCCTGCGCCGCGCCGGACGGCCGGGCTGGGCGGGGGACCGGCAGGACTCCGCGCTGCACCTGGTCCCCGAGCGCCGCGCCGTCCTCTGGCACGGCGCCGAGATCCGCCTCAGCGACATCGAGTACCGGCTGCTGCAGACGCTCGTACGCAACCGGGGGCGGGTCGTCACCACGGACCAGCTGCTCGTCCAGGTGTGGGACGACCCGGCGGGCCTGGGACGGGACCGGGTCAAGTTCGCGGTACTGCGGGTCCGGCGCAAGATCCAGCAGGCCGCCGGCCGCCACGCGGAGGACCCCATCGAGGCGGTGCGCGGACTCGGCTACCGCTACCAGGGCGACGAACGCGACGAGCGGCCTTGA
- a CDS encoding FAD-binding oxidoreductase, protein MSLPRRRILASTAAAVLAATGTGARADGARTAGARTGGGRTGGGRTGGGRPGARSAGGAGPDFGALGRAMDGRLVLPGDADYAEARQLFQPRYDTVAPAAVAYPAHAGDVAVCLDFARRSAAAVVPRGGGHSYAGWSTTAGALVVDTGAMAAVTADGDEVRVGAGARLAEVHEALAARGLGVPAGLCPSVGIAGLALGGGLGLGSRAYGTTSDRLSGARVVTPDGVVREVGADRDPDLYWALRGGGGGNFGVVTELRLRTHPVGDAAYAELHWPAGDSAAVVRGWQRWLGGLPDPFWSQVEFTVEAGRESVPALRAVCLDGRAELERELARLTGLVGREPRDAWSAVRGYGDTVRAMAGCADRGAGECRLPGRLPGRDPRGRLGRESYAARSDFWDGGGLPDAAVAAVLAAIGRYGREVPGGGFGVVQLDGVCGGAVNRVPAAATAFVHRDSAFLAQYLAYWPRSAAPAEVVRHQGWLDGLWQDLRPWAGGRAYQNYADPGLAGWRGAYYGSNLPRLEEIRRAYDPGRLFRFPQAV, encoded by the coding sequence ATGAGCCTTCCACGCCGCCGGATTCTCGCGAGTACGGCAGCCGCCGTGCTCGCCGCCACCGGGACGGGCGCGCGGGCGGACGGCGCGCGGACCGCCGGCGCGCGGACCGGCGGCGGGCGGACCGGCGGCGGGCGGACCGGCGGCGGGCGGCCAGGTGCGCGTTCCGCGGGCGGGGCGGGGCCCGACTTCGGGGCGCTCGGCCGTGCGATGGACGGCCGGCTGGTCCTTCCGGGGGACGCGGACTACGCGGAGGCCCGGCAGCTCTTCCAACCCCGCTACGACACCGTCGCGCCCGCGGCGGTGGCCTATCCCGCGCACGCCGGGGACGTGGCCGTCTGCCTCGACTTCGCCCGGCGCTCCGCCGCCGCGGTGGTGCCGCGCGGCGGCGGCCACAGCTACGCGGGGTGGTCGACGACCGCCGGCGCGCTGGTGGTGGACACCGGGGCGATGGCCGCCGTCACGGCCGACGGCGACGAGGTGCGGGTCGGCGCCGGGGCCCGGCTCGCGGAGGTGCACGAAGCCCTCGCCGCGCGCGGCCTGGGCGTCCCCGCCGGGCTGTGCCCCTCCGTCGGCATCGCCGGGCTGGCCCTCGGCGGCGGGCTGGGGCTGGGCTCGCGGGCGTACGGGACGACCTCGGACCGGCTCTCGGGCGCCCGCGTGGTCACCCCGGACGGGGTGGTCCGCGAGGTCGGCGCCGACCGGGACCCCGACCTGTACTGGGCGCTGCGCGGCGGCGGGGGCGGCAACTTCGGCGTGGTCACCGAGCTCCGGCTGCGCACCCATCCGGTCGGGGACGCCGCGTACGCCGAACTGCACTGGCCCGCCGGGGACTCCGCGGCGGTGGTGCGGGGCTGGCAGCGGTGGCTGGGCGGGCTGCCGGACCCGTTCTGGAGCCAGGTGGAGTTCACCGTGGAGGCGGGGCGGGAGTCGGTCCCGGCCCTCCGGGCGGTGTGCCTGGACGGGCGGGCGGAGCTGGAGCGGGAACTGGCCCGGCTGACCGGCCTGGTGGGCCGGGAGCCGCGGGACGCCTGGTCCGCCGTACGCGGTTACGGGGACACCGTGCGGGCCATGGCCGGCTGCGCGGACCGCGGCGCCGGGGAGTGCCGGCTGCCGGGGCGGCTGCCCGGCCGGGATCCGCGGGGGCGTCTGGGCCGGGAGTCGTACGCGGCCCGCTCCGACTTCTGGGACGGCGGGGGCCTGCCGGACGCCGCGGTGGCGGCGGTGCTCGCCGCGATCGGGCGGTACGGGCGCGAGGTGCCGGGCGGCGGGTTCGGGGTGGTCCAGCTCGACGGGGTGTGCGGCGGGGCCGTCAACCGGGTGCCCGCCGCGGCCACCGCGTTCGTGCACCGGGACAGCGCCTTCCTGGCCCAGTACCTCGCGTACTGGCCCCGGTCGGCGGCGCCCGCCGAGGTCGTGCGGCACCAGGGCTGGCTCGACGGACTGTGGCAGGACCTGCGCCCGTGGGCGGGCGGCCGCGCCTACCAGAACTACGCCGACCCGGGACTCGCCGGCTGGCGCGGGGCCTACTACGGGTCCAACCTCCCCCGCCTGGAGGAGATCAGGCGTGCCTACGACCCGGGCAGGCTGTTCCGCTTCCCCCAGGCCGTCTAG
- a CDS encoding glycosyltransferase family 2 protein — protein MPHTDHLLLFLFPFLLLAGFLLYAAGSRHAYRNRPATEPGDPAAFDWHFFVPCRDEEAVVATTVARLRADFPYAHVWVVDDASDDRTGAIVAALAEDDVQLHLVSRFRPEARTGKGAALNAAYRELGELLGPGADRERIVVCVVDADGRLDPAAPSLVSGPQGFGHPDTGGVQVSVRMRNVDDPRPLPDRGRAANALARLLVRVQDMEFAVSNAGMQLLRARTGSVGLGGNGQFTRLSALDRIAEAERRPWREAALLEDYELGLHMILTGHRISHVADTWVSQEGLPHARRLLAQRTRWAQGNLQCVRYAPRILSSRHYTGSGVLETLYTFGQPLAHLFSLVLSAVLLAVLALNGFTGALAWWPLALGLAVLSVLPFLLWGPVYRRDFTPDASRARGLLWGVALWLYAYHLFPVAARAFVRILRGRTGWSKTRRNADPVTTGPVALEH, from the coding sequence GTGCCGCACACCGACCACCTCCTCCTGTTCCTCTTCCCCTTCCTCCTCCTCGCCGGCTTCCTCCTCTACGCCGCCGGATCCCGGCACGCCTACCGCAACCGGCCGGCGACCGAACCGGGCGATCCGGCCGCCTTCGACTGGCACTTCTTCGTCCCCTGCCGCGACGAGGAGGCCGTGGTCGCCACCACCGTCGCCCGGCTCCGCGCCGACTTCCCGTACGCCCACGTGTGGGTGGTCGACGACGCCAGCGACGACCGCACCGGCGCCATCGTCGCCGCCCTCGCCGAGGACGACGTACAGCTGCACCTGGTGAGCCGGTTCCGGCCCGAGGCCCGTACCGGCAAGGGCGCCGCGCTCAACGCCGCGTACCGCGAACTCGGCGAGCTGCTCGGCCCCGGCGCCGACCGGGAGCGGATCGTCGTCTGCGTCGTCGACGCCGACGGCCGGCTCGACCCCGCCGCCCCGTCCCTGGTCAGCGGCCCCCAGGGGTTCGGTCACCCGGACACCGGGGGAGTGCAGGTCAGCGTGCGGATGCGCAACGTCGACGACCCGCGGCCGCTGCCGGACCGCGGCCGCGCCGCGAACGCCCTCGCCCGCCTGCTGGTCCGCGTCCAGGACATGGAGTTCGCCGTGTCCAACGCCGGCATGCAACTTTTGCGCGCCCGCACCGGATCGGTCGGGCTCGGCGGCAACGGCCAGTTCACCCGCCTGTCGGCGCTGGACCGGATCGCCGAGGCCGAACGCCGCCCCTGGCGCGAGGCGGCCCTGCTGGAGGACTACGAACTCGGCCTCCACATGATCCTCACCGGCCACCGGATCAGCCACGTCGCCGACACCTGGGTGTCCCAGGAAGGCCTGCCGCACGCCCGGCGCCTGCTCGCCCAGCGCACCCGCTGGGCCCAGGGCAACCTCCAGTGCGTCCGCTACGCCCCGCGCATCCTCTCCTCACGCCACTACACCGGCAGCGGCGTCCTGGAGACCCTGTACACCTTCGGCCAGCCGCTGGCGCACCTCTTCTCCCTGGTGCTCTCCGCCGTCCTGCTGGCGGTCCTCGCCCTGAACGGTTTCACCGGTGCCCTCGCCTGGTGGCCCCTGGCGCTCGGCCTGGCGGTGCTCTCGGTGCTGCCCTTCCTCCTGTGGGGCCCGGTCTACCGCAGGGACTTCACCCCCGACGCCTCCCGGGCCCGGGGGCTCCTGTGGGGCGTCGCCCTGTGGCTGTACGCCTACCACCTCTTCCCCGTCGCGGCCCGGGCCTTCGTCCGCATCCTCCGGGGCCGCACCGGCTGGTCCAAGACCCGCCGCAACGCCGACCCCGTCACCACCGGCCCGGTCGCCCTGGAGCACTAG
- a CDS encoding sensor histidine kinase, producing MSLRVRKPVGGRRPDAGPATAGAAREPRPSVGWDRFARALRTPARAGEPLLARAASPWLRMLPFAVMGVFVVSLLPVTIAVLTNDYGMGGGLAGALGVAQTVPLLLAVSRPVAAWGAVLLADVVGAVLLLVGADRVAGQAWPWTPMVVVGYLALMVCVGLREPVRTLVRVGLVTGAAGVVLGFFAPAGVTNTVALLFVLSGCVLAVTGALRGLGDARQRVAEQESISEAERARRTLLEERARIARELHDVVAHHMSVITVQADSAPYRLSGLEGPVREEFAAIAASARESLGEMRRLLTVLRGDSGSDGAEGDRAPQPGIARIQQLVEATVRAGQPVECSLAAALADAPVPPAVDLSAYRIVQEALANVVRHAPGAPARVSVTYSAQDGEVLVLVVNGPARDAVVELERSGTGHGLVGMRERVRLTGGTLDAGPLPEGGFRVAARLPLDPPPDPVASRTEEPS from the coding sequence ATGAGCCTGAGAGTGCGCAAGCCCGTCGGCGGGAGAAGGCCGGACGCGGGGCCGGCGACGGCCGGCGCGGCCCGTGAGCCGCGGCCGTCCGTCGGGTGGGACCGGTTCGCGCGGGCGCTGCGGACGCCCGCGCGGGCGGGCGAGCCGTTGCTGGCGCGGGCGGCCAGCCCGTGGCTGCGGATGCTGCCCTTCGCCGTGATGGGCGTCTTCGTGGTGTCGCTGCTGCCGGTGACGATCGCGGTGCTGACCAACGACTACGGCATGGGCGGCGGCCTGGCCGGGGCCCTGGGCGTGGCGCAGACGGTGCCGCTGCTGCTGGCGGTGTCGCGTCCGGTGGCCGCCTGGGGCGCGGTGCTGCTCGCGGACGTCGTGGGGGCGGTGCTGCTGCTGGTGGGCGCGGACCGGGTGGCGGGGCAAGCCTGGCCGTGGACGCCGATGGTGGTGGTCGGCTACCTGGCGCTGATGGTGTGCGTGGGGCTGCGCGAGCCGGTGCGGACGCTGGTGCGGGTGGGGCTGGTGACGGGTGCGGCCGGGGTGGTGCTGGGGTTCTTCGCGCCGGCCGGGGTGACGAACACGGTGGCGCTGCTGTTCGTACTCAGCGGCTGCGTGCTGGCCGTGACGGGCGCGCTGCGCGGGCTGGGTGACGCTCGGCAGCGCGTCGCCGAGCAGGAGAGCATCAGCGAGGCGGAGCGGGCCCGGCGCACCCTGCTGGAGGAACGGGCGCGGATCGCGCGGGAGTTGCACGACGTCGTGGCCCACCACATGTCGGTGATCACGGTGCAGGCCGACTCCGCCCCGTACCGGCTGTCCGGCCTGGAGGGGCCGGTGCGGGAGGAGTTCGCGGCGATCGCGGCCAGTGCGCGCGAGTCCCTCGGCGAGATGCGGCGGCTGCTGACGGTGCTGCGGGGCGACTCGGGCTCCGACGGCGCGGAAGGCGACCGGGCGCCGCAGCCGGGCATCGCGCGGATCCAGCAGCTGGTGGAGGCGACGGTGCGGGCGGGGCAGCCGGTGGAGTGCTCCCTGGCCGCCGCTCTGGCGGACGCGCCGGTGCCGCCGGCGGTGGACCTGTCGGCGTACCGCATCGTGCAGGAGGCCCTCGCCAACGTGGTGCGGCACGCCCCGGGCGCGCCGGCCCGCGTCTCGGTGACGTACTCCGCGCAGGACGGGGAGGTGCTGGTGCTGGTCGTCAACGGGCCGGCCCGGGACGCGGTGGTGGAGCTGGAGCGTTCCGGGACGGGGCACGGGCTGGTGGGGATGCGCGAACGCGTACGGTTGACCGGCGGGACGCTGGACGCCGGCCCGCTGCCCGAGGGCGGTTTCCGGGTGGCCGCCCGGCTCCCCCTCGACCCGCCGCCCGACCCCGTCGCCTCCCGCACCGAGGAGCCCAGTTGA
- a CDS encoding response regulator yields the protein MTIRVIIVDDQAMVRAGFAALLSAQADIDVVGEAADGRQGIRVSRTVHPDVVLMDVRMPELDGLSAARELLDPPPGVTHRPKVLMLTTFDIDDYVYEALRAGASGFLLKDAPPADLIAAVRVVASGEALLAPSVTRRLIADFVRQRPAPRRDPALRLNGLTPRETEVLELIARGLSNQEIAAHLVLAEQTVKTHIGRVLGKLDLRDRAQAVIFAYEAGLVRPGDAA from the coding sequence TTGACCATCCGCGTGATCATCGTCGACGACCAGGCCATGGTCCGGGCGGGGTTCGCCGCGCTGTTGTCGGCGCAGGCCGACATCGACGTGGTGGGCGAGGCCGCCGACGGCCGCCAGGGGATCCGGGTCTCGCGCACGGTGCACCCCGACGTCGTGCTGATGGACGTACGGATGCCGGAACTGGACGGGCTCTCCGCGGCCCGCGAGCTGCTGGACCCGCCGCCGGGGGTGACGCACCGGCCGAAGGTGCTGATGCTGACCACCTTCGACATCGACGACTACGTGTACGAGGCGCTGCGCGCGGGCGCGTCCGGGTTCCTGCTGAAGGACGCCCCGCCGGCGGACCTGATCGCGGCGGTCCGGGTGGTCGCCTCGGGCGAGGCGCTGCTCGCGCCGTCGGTGACGCGCCGGCTGATCGCGGACTTCGTCCGGCAGCGGCCGGCCCCGCGCAGGGATCCGGCGCTGCGGCTGAACGGGCTGACGCCGCGCGAGACGGAGGTGCTGGAACTGATCGCGCGCGGGTTGTCGAACCAGGAGATCGCCGCGCACCTGGTCCTGGCGGAGCAGACGGTGAAGACGCACATCGGCCGGGTCCTGGGGAAGCTGGACCTCCGCGACCGGGCCCAGGCGGTGATCTTCGCGTACGAGGCGGGCCTGGTCCGCCCGGGCGACGCCGCCTGA